Proteins encoded in a region of the Burkholderia ubonensis subsp. mesacidophila genome:
- a CDS encoding gamma-glutamyl-gamma-aminobutyrate hydrolase family protein, with amino-acid sequence MRPRPVVAVTADRMMRGAHPAHAAGEKYLAALVDGAGVLAFVLPALGMRQPVDALVAVLDGLLFTGSVSNVEPHRYGGHASAPGTLHDPARDATALPLMRAAIDAGVPVLAICRGMQEMNVAYGGTLHQRLHATAGFADHRETPFDPLDAQYGPAHVVRFAPGGLLQRIARGACEATVNSLHDQGVARIGAGLVVEASAPDGLIEAVSVRGARAFALGVQWHPEWRFAEQPLSRDIFAAFGAACRARMTHRIRAAVDGETAPPAAHDVD; translated from the coding sequence ATGCGACCGCGTCCCGTCGTAGCCGTGACCGCCGATCGCATGATGCGCGGCGCGCATCCGGCGCATGCGGCGGGGGAGAAGTACCTGGCCGCGCTCGTCGACGGCGCGGGCGTGCTCGCGTTCGTGCTGCCCGCGCTCGGCATGCGCCAGCCGGTCGACGCGCTCGTCGCTGTGCTCGACGGGCTGCTGTTCACCGGCAGCGTGTCGAACGTCGAGCCGCATCGCTACGGCGGGCACGCGAGCGCGCCCGGCACGCTGCACGATCCGGCGCGCGACGCGACCGCGCTGCCGCTGATGCGCGCGGCGATCGACGCCGGCGTGCCGGTGCTCGCGATCTGCCGCGGGATGCAGGAAATGAACGTCGCGTACGGCGGCACGCTGCATCAGCGGCTGCATGCGACCGCGGGGTTCGCCGACCATCGCGAGACGCCGTTCGATCCGCTCGACGCGCAATACGGTCCCGCGCACGTCGTGCGCTTCGCGCCGGGCGGCCTGCTGCAGCGGATCGCGCGCGGCGCGTGCGAAGCGACGGTCAATTCGCTGCATGACCAGGGCGTCGCGCGCATCGGCGCGGGGCTCGTCGTCGAGGCGAGCGCGCCCGACGGCCTGATCGAGGCGGTGAGCGTGCGCGGCGCGCGCGCGTTCGCGCTCGGCGTGCAGTGGCATCCCGAATGGCGGTTCGCGGAGCAGCCGCTGTCACGCGACATCTTCGCGGCATTCGGCGCGGCGTGCCGCGCGCGCATGACGCACCGTATCCGTGCGGCCGTCGACGGCGAAACCGCGCCGCCGGCCGCACATGACGTGGACTGA
- the hutG gene encoding N-formylglutamate deformylase, which produces MTDQPAVFTLKQGTLPLLISIPHAGTFIPDDIAATMTPDARFVDDCDWHLERLYGFAVALGASVLVPSHARYVVDLNRPPDNENLYPGQDTTGLVPVDTFDKAPLYPAGALPGNDEILRRRDRYWRPYHDALQGEIARMKREHGRVLVWEAHSIRSHVPRFFDGRLPDFNFGTANGASAAPGLAEALAERVIAQGGYTAVANGRFKGGYITRHYGVPETGVQAVQLELAQITYMEETRPYAYDEARAARVSPLLQTLAETALAYR; this is translated from the coding sequence ATGACCGACCAACCGGCTGTATTCACGCTGAAGCAGGGCACGCTGCCGCTGCTGATCTCGATTCCTCACGCGGGCACGTTCATACCCGACGACATCGCCGCGACGATGACGCCCGACGCGCGCTTCGTCGACGATTGCGACTGGCACCTCGAGCGCCTGTACGGCTTCGCCGTCGCGCTCGGCGCATCGGTGCTGGTGCCGTCGCATGCGCGCTACGTCGTCGACCTGAACCGGCCGCCCGACAACGAGAACCTGTACCCGGGGCAGGACACGACCGGCCTCGTGCCGGTCGACACGTTCGACAAGGCGCCGCTCTATCCGGCCGGCGCGCTGCCCGGCAACGACGAGATCCTGCGCCGCCGCGACCGCTACTGGCGGCCGTACCATGACGCGCTGCAGGGCGAGATCGCGCGCATGAAGCGCGAGCACGGCCGCGTGCTGGTGTGGGAGGCGCATTCGATCCGCTCGCACGTGCCGCGCTTCTTCGACGGGCGGCTGCCGGACTTCAACTTCGGCACCGCGAACGGCGCGAGCGCCGCGCCCGGCCTTGCGGAGGCGCTGGCCGAGCGCGTGATCGCGCAGGGCGGCTATACGGCGGTCGCGAACGGCCGCTTCAAGGGCGGCTACATCACCCGTCATTACGGCGTGCCCGAGACGGGCGTGCAGGCCGTGCAGCTCGAGCTCGCGCAGATCACGTACATGGAAGAGACGCGTCCGTACGCCTACGACGAAGCGCGCGCCGCGCGCGTGTCGCCGCTGCTGCAGACGCTCGCCGAGACCGCCCTCGCGTATCGCTGA
- a CDS encoding formimidoylglutamate deiminase, translating to MTDTTLFAAHAYLPEGWRRNVLLRWDAAGTLTEVTPDTDAPAGVARAAGPVLPGMPNLHSHAFQRAMAGLTEYRANPSDSFWSWRDLMYRFALKITPDALAAIARWLYVEMLKCGYTSVCEFHYVHHAQDGSRYPQLAELGVRVIDAARAAGIGITMLPVSYQFAGFGNKPPRDDQRRFINTPDGLLELLDAMRRAAPEDGALRYGVAPHSLRAVSEAGLRTLLDGLPGDAPVHIHIAEQTAEVDDCVRAYGARPVQWLLDRFDVDARWCLVHATHVDAAETAALAKRRAVAGLCLTTEANLGDGVFPAVDYLAQGGVIGIGSDSHASVDWRAELRLLEYGQRLVHRARNVLASDAQPYVADRLFDASLAGGAQASGRRIGALRAGCRADWLVLDPDHPAIAEHDSAAWLSGTVFAEHGDTPVRDVYTGGACVVRERRHRDEAAAYAAYRAALAQLLR from the coding sequence ATGACCGACACGACGTTGTTCGCGGCGCACGCCTACCTGCCTGAAGGCTGGCGCCGCAACGTGCTGCTGCGCTGGGACGCGGCCGGCACGCTGACCGAGGTGACGCCCGACACCGATGCGCCGGCGGGCGTCGCGCGCGCGGCCGGGCCCGTGCTGCCCGGCATGCCGAACCTGCACTCGCACGCGTTCCAGCGCGCGATGGCGGGGCTCACCGAATACCGTGCGAACCCGTCCGACAGCTTCTGGAGCTGGCGCGACCTGATGTACCGCTTCGCGCTGAAGATCACCCCCGACGCGCTCGCGGCGATCGCGCGCTGGCTGTACGTCGAGATGCTGAAGTGCGGCTACACGTCGGTGTGCGAATTCCATTACGTGCATCACGCGCAGGACGGCTCGCGCTATCCGCAGCTCGCCGAGCTCGGCGTGCGCGTGATCGACGCGGCGCGCGCGGCCGGCATCGGCATCACGATGCTGCCCGTGTCGTACCAGTTCGCGGGCTTCGGCAACAAGCCGCCGCGCGACGACCAGCGCCGCTTCATCAACACGCCCGACGGCCTGCTCGAACTGCTCGACGCGATGCGCCGCGCCGCGCCCGAGGATGGCGCGCTGCGCTACGGCGTCGCGCCGCACTCGCTGCGCGCGGTGTCCGAAGCGGGCTTGCGCACGCTGCTCGACGGGTTGCCCGGCGACGCGCCCGTGCATATCCACATCGCCGAGCAGACGGCCGAGGTCGACGATTGCGTGCGCGCGTACGGCGCGCGGCCCGTGCAGTGGCTGCTCGATCGCTTCGACGTCGATGCGCGCTGGTGCCTCGTGCACGCGACGCACGTCGACGCGGCCGAGACCGCGGCGCTCGCGAAGCGCCGCGCGGTCGCCGGCCTGTGCCTGACGACCGAAGCGAACCTCGGCGACGGCGTGTTCCCGGCCGTCGACTATCTCGCGCAAGGCGGCGTGATCGGCATCGGCTCCGACAGCCATGCGTCGGTCGACTGGCGCGCGGAACTGCGCCTGCTCGAATACGGGCAGCGGCTCGTGCATCGTGCGCGCAACGTGCTCGCGAGCGACGCGCAGCCTTACGTCGCGGATCGCCTGTTCGACGCGTCGCTGGCCGGCGGCGCGCAGGCGAGCGGGCGGCGGATCGGCGCGCTGCGCGCGGGCTGCCGTGCCGACTGGCTCGTGCTCGATCCCGATCATCCGGCGATCGCCGAGCACGACAGCGCGGCGTGGCTGTCCGGCACGGTGTTCGCCGAGCACGGCGACACGCCGGTGCGCGACGTCTACACGGGCGGCGCGTGCGTCGTGCGCGAACGCCGCCATCGCGACGAAGCCGCCGCGTATGCCGCTTACCGCGCCGCGCTGGCGCAACTGCTGCGCTGA
- the hutI gene encoding imidazolonepropionase, producing the protein MKPTVWHHLRLCPHGHPDETIDDAAIAVDETGTIVWLGAFSALPHGYAHWTREDLHGAWVTPGLVDCHTHLVYGGTRADEFAQRLAGVSYEEIARQGGGIVSTVRATRAADETTLFVQAAARLQPLLAEGVTAIEIKSGYGLDLASERKMLRVARQLGERFPVSVCTTFLGAHALPPEYAGRADAYIDEVCERMLPALADEGLVDAVDVFCERIGFSLAQTERVFEAATRRGLPVKLHAEQLSNAGGTALAARYRALSADHLEFLDEAGIEAMKAAGTVAVLLPGAYYFIRETQLPPLDLLRKHGVPIALATDHNPGTSPLESLLLTMNLGCTLFRMTVPEVLQGVTRHAAAALGRADRHGALDVGRQADFAVWSVGSLAELAYWIGRPLCEQVVRGGTTVFRRTNG; encoded by the coding sequence ATGAAACCGACTGTCTGGCATCACCTGAGGCTGTGTCCGCACGGCCATCCCGACGAGACGATCGACGACGCGGCGATCGCCGTCGACGAAACCGGCACGATCGTCTGGCTCGGCGCGTTCTCCGCGCTGCCGCACGGCTATGCGCACTGGACGCGCGAGGACCTGCACGGCGCGTGGGTGACGCCGGGGCTCGTCGACTGCCACACGCACCTCGTGTACGGCGGCACGCGCGCGGACGAATTCGCGCAGCGCCTCGCGGGCGTCAGCTATGAAGAAATCGCGCGGCAGGGCGGCGGGATCGTGTCGACGGTGCGCGCGACGCGCGCGGCCGACGAGACGACGCTGTTCGTGCAGGCCGCCGCGCGCCTGCAGCCGCTGCTCGCCGAAGGCGTGACCGCGATCGAGATCAAGTCGGGCTACGGGCTCGACCTCGCGAGCGAGCGCAAGATGCTGCGCGTCGCGCGCCAGCTCGGCGAGCGCTTCCCGGTGAGCGTCTGCACGACCTTCCTCGGCGCGCACGCGTTGCCGCCCGAATATGCGGGCCGCGCGGATGCGTACATCGACGAAGTGTGCGAACGGATGCTGCCGGCGCTCGCCGACGAAGGGCTCGTCGACGCGGTCGACGTGTTCTGCGAGCGGATCGGCTTCTCGCTCGCGCAGACCGAGCGCGTGTTCGAGGCCGCGACGCGGCGCGGGCTGCCGGTCAAGCTGCACGCGGAACAGCTGTCGAACGCGGGCGGCACCGCGCTCGCCGCGCGCTATCGCGCGCTGTCCGCCGATCACCTCGAATTTCTCGACGAAGCCGGCATCGAGGCGATGAAGGCGGCCGGCACGGTCGCCGTGCTGCTGCCCGGCGCGTACTACTTCATCCGCGAAACGCAGTTGCCGCCGCTCGACCTGCTGCGCAAGCATGGCGTGCCGATCGCGCTCGCGACCGATCACAACCCGGGCACGTCGCCGCTCGAATCGCTGCTGCTGACGATGAATCTCGGCTGCACGCTGTTCCGGATGACGGTGCCGGAAGTGCTGCAGGGCGTCACGCGCCATGCGGCCGCGGCGCTCGGCCGCGCGGACCGCCACGGCGCGCTCGACGTCGGCCGCCAGGCCGATTTCGCGGTGTGGTCGGTCGGCTCGCTCGCGGAGCTCGCCTACTGGATCGGCCGCCCGCTGTGCGAGCAGGTCGTGCGCGGCGGGACGACCGTGTTTCGCCGCACGAATGGATGA
- a CDS encoding HutD/Ves family protein — MTALDQAPVNATLIRSSDLVASPWKNGGGVTREIAAHPPGAALDAFAWRVSVADVAAAGPFSRFEGVDRTLVLLSGAGMTLAGDGGAHHVLDAPLARADFAGEAAIDATLHDGPTRDFNLMTRRATTRGLVAAWRAGPHRIERADTVLLFCATGTVQVAFDGATHTLNEMDTLRLDGPLRALDVAVSGDGALLAVSLDATDPN, encoded by the coding sequence ATGACGGCGCTCGACCAGGCGCCGGTGAACGCGACGCTGATTCGCTCGTCGGATCTCGTCGCGTCGCCGTGGAAGAACGGCGGCGGCGTGACGCGCGAGATCGCCGCGCATCCGCCCGGCGCCGCGCTCGACGCGTTCGCGTGGCGCGTGAGCGTCGCGGACGTCGCCGCGGCGGGGCCGTTCTCGCGCTTCGAAGGCGTCGACCGCACGCTGGTGCTGCTGTCCGGCGCGGGCATGACGCTCGCGGGCGACGGCGGCGCGCATCACGTGCTCGACGCGCCGCTCGCGCGCGCGGATTTCGCAGGCGAGGCGGCGATCGACGCGACACTGCACGACGGCCCGACGCGCGACTTCAACCTGATGACGCGCCGTGCGACCACGCGCGGATTGGTCGCCGCGTGGCGCGCCGGCCCGCATCGCATCGAGCGCGCGGACACCGTGCTGCTGTTCTGCGCGACGGGGACGGTGCAGGTCGCGTTCGATGGCGCGACCCATACGCTGAATGAAATGGACACGCTGCGGCTCGACGGGCCGCTGCGTGCGCTTGACGTCGCGGTGAGCGGCGACGGCGCGCTGCTCGCCGTATCGCTCGACGCTACCGATCCGAACTGA
- the hutU gene encoding urocanate hydratase, with product MNHPKHIDPRLDPTRTIRAPRGSEKTCKTWLAEAAYRMIQNNLDPEVAEHPHALVVYGGIGRAARNWECYDQILASLKDLEENETLLIQSGKPVGVFRTHKDAPRVLLANSNLVPHWANWDHFHELDRKGLMMYGQMTAGSWIYIGSQGIVQGTYETFFSVANQHFNGDPSGRWILTGGLGGMGGAQPLAATMAGFSMIAVECDETRIDFRLKTRYVDKKATTLDEALGMIEEAKRAGKPVSIGLLGNAADVFAELVERGITPDCVTDQTSAHDPINGYLPQGWTVAQWREAQKVDPQSIVKVAKQSMAVQVRAMLALQERGAATLDYGNNIRQMALEMGVENAFDFPGFVPAYIRPLFCEGKGPFRWVALSGDPEDIYKTDQKVKELIPDDPHLHNWLDMARERIAFQGLPARICWVGVKDRYRLGQAFNEMVKNGELKAPIVIGRDHLDTGSVASPNRETESMKDGSDAVSDWPLLNALLNTAGGASWVSLHHGGGVGMGFSQHSGVVIVADGTAEAHERLGRVLLNDPATGVMRHADAGYELAQQTAREAGLKLPMLGR from the coding sequence ATGAACCATCCGAAACACATCGATCCCCGTCTCGATCCGACGCGCACGATCCGCGCGCCGCGCGGCAGCGAGAAGACCTGCAAGACCTGGCTCGCGGAAGCGGCGTACCGGATGATCCAGAACAACCTGGATCCCGAAGTCGCCGAGCACCCGCATGCGCTCGTCGTGTACGGCGGCATCGGCCGCGCGGCGCGCAACTGGGAATGCTACGACCAAATCCTCGCGTCGTTGAAGGATCTCGAAGAGAACGAGACGCTGCTGATCCAGTCGGGCAAGCCGGTCGGTGTGTTCCGCACGCACAAGGATGCGCCGCGCGTGCTGCTCGCGAACTCGAACCTCGTGCCGCACTGGGCGAACTGGGATCACTTCCACGAGCTCGACCGCAAGGGCCTGATGATGTACGGCCAGATGACGGCCGGCAGCTGGATCTACATCGGCAGCCAGGGCATCGTGCAGGGCACCTATGAAACCTTCTTCTCGGTCGCGAACCAGCACTTCAACGGCGATCCGTCGGGCCGCTGGATCCTGACGGGCGGCCTGGGCGGGATGGGCGGCGCGCAGCCGCTCGCGGCGACGATGGCCGGCTTCTCGATGATCGCGGTCGAATGCGACGAGACGCGCATCGATTTCCGCCTGAAGACGCGCTACGTCGACAAGAAGGCGACGACGCTCGACGAAGCGCTCGGCATGATCGAGGAAGCGAAGCGCGCCGGCAAGCCGGTGTCGATCGGCCTGCTCGGCAATGCGGCCGACGTGTTCGCGGAACTGGTCGAGCGCGGCATCACGCCGGACTGCGTGACCGACCAGACGAGCGCGCACGACCCGATCAACGGCTACCTGCCGCAGGGCTGGACCGTCGCGCAATGGCGCGAGGCGCAGAAGGTCGATCCGCAGAGCATCGTGAAGGTCGCAAAGCAGTCGATGGCCGTCCAGGTGCGCGCGATGCTGGCGCTGCAGGAACGCGGCGCGGCGACGCTCGACTACGGCAACAACATTCGCCAGATGGCGCTGGAAATGGGCGTCGAGAACGCGTTCGACTTCCCGGGCTTCGTGCCGGCGTACATCCGCCCGCTGTTCTGCGAAGGCAAGGGCCCGTTCCGCTGGGTCGCGCTGTCCGGCGATCCGGAAGACATCTACAAGACCGACCAGAAGGTGAAGGAGCTGATCCCCGACGATCCGCACCTGCACAACTGGCTCGACATGGCGCGCGAGCGCATCGCGTTCCAGGGCCTGCCCGCGCGGATCTGCTGGGTCGGCGTGAAGGATCGCTACCGCCTCGGCCAGGCGTTCAATGAGATGGTGAAGAACGGCGAGCTGAAGGCGCCGATCGTGATCGGCCGCGACCACCTCGACACCGGTTCGGTCGCAAGCCCGAACCGCGAGACGGAATCGATGAAGGACGGCTCGGACGCCGTCAGCGACTGGCCGCTGCTCAACGCACTGCTGAACACCGCGGGCGGCGCGTCGTGGGTGTCGCTGCACCACGGCGGCGGCGTCGGGATGGGCTTCTCGCAGCACTCGGGCGTCGTGATCGTCGCCGACGGCACCGCTGAAGCGCACGAGCGTCTCGGTCGCGTGCTGCTGAACGACCCGGCGACGGGCGTGATGCGCCACGCGGACGCCGGCTACGAACTCGCGCAGCAGACGGCCCGCGAAGCCGGCCTGAAGCTGCCGATGCTCGGCCGCTGA
- the hutC gene encoding histidine utilization repressor, which translates to MSAPVYQEIKDFILGRIHAGEWAEGDQVPSENELAREFKVARMTVNRALRELTAEQVLTRMKGAGTYVARPKYESTLVAIRSISEEVDARGHAYHARVLGLETIRADEALADEMQVAVRAKLFHSQVLHFENDEPVQLEERWVNPAVAPDYAEQDFTNTTPNQYLMRAAPLQRVEYRIEAAAPAPERREQLRMDDVEPCLVLHRRTWSQGVVASVANLWHPGSRYRFTGHF; encoded by the coding sequence ATGAGCGCGCCGGTCTACCAGGAGATCAAGGATTTCATCCTGGGCCGCATTCATGCCGGGGAGTGGGCGGAGGGCGACCAGGTGCCCTCCGAGAACGAGCTGGCCCGCGAGTTCAAGGTCGCGCGCATGACCGTCAACCGCGCGCTGCGCGAGTTGACGGCCGAGCAGGTGCTGACGCGCATGAAGGGCGCCGGCACCTACGTCGCGCGGCCGAAGTACGAATCGACGCTGGTGGCGATCCGCAGCATTTCGGAAGAGGTCGACGCGCGCGGGCATGCGTACCACGCCCGCGTGCTCGGTCTCGAGACGATCCGCGCCGACGAGGCGCTCGCCGACGAGATGCAGGTGGCCGTGCGCGCGAAGCTGTTTCACTCGCAGGTGCTGCATTTCGAGAACGACGAGCCGGTGCAGCTCGAAGAACGATGGGTGAATCCGGCGGTCGCGCCGGATTACGCCGAGCAGGATTTCACGAACACGACGCCGAACCAGTACCTGATGCGCGCGGCCCCGCTGCAGCGCGTCGAGTACCGGATCGAAGCGGCCGCACCCGCGCCGGAGAGGCGCGAGCAGCTTCGGATGGACGACGTCGAACCGTGTCTGGTTTTACATCGGCGCACCTGGTCGCAGGGCGTCGTCGCCTCGGTGGCGAATCTTTGGCATCCCGGCAGCCGCTATCGCTTCACCGGGCATTTCTGA
- the hutH gene encoding histidine ammonia-lyase, with protein sequence MITLTPGHLTLPQLRQIARESVQLTLDPASFAKIDAGAKAVADIAAKGEPAYGINTGFGRLASTHIPHDQLELLQKNLVLSHAVGVGEPMARSSVRLLMALKLSSLGRGHSGIRREVMDALIKLFNADVLPLIPVKGSVGASGDLAPLAHMSAVLLGVGEVFIRGERASAIDGLRVAGLAPLTLQAKEGLALLNGTQASTALALDNMFAIEDLYRTALVAGALSVDAAAGSVKPFDARIHELRGHQGQIDAAASYRDLLEGSPINQSHRDCDKVQDPYSLRCQPQVMGACLDQMRHAADVLLVEANAVSDNPLIFPDTGEVLSGGNFHAEPVAFAADNLALAASEIGALAERRIALLIDATLSGLPPFLVRDGGVNSGFMIAHVTAAALASENKTLAHPASVDSLPTSANQEDHVSMATFAARKLADIADNTKHILAIELLAAAQGVDLRAPHHTSPKLAPVMETIRGKVAHYELDHYFAPDIAVIAKLVGERAFAKHSPFSFASEQ encoded by the coding sequence ATGATTACGCTGACCCCCGGCCACCTGACCCTCCCGCAACTGCGCCAGATCGCACGCGAATCCGTGCAACTGACGCTCGACCCGGCCAGCTTCGCGAAGATCGACGCCGGCGCGAAGGCCGTTGCCGACATCGCCGCGAAGGGCGAGCCGGCCTACGGCATCAACACGGGCTTCGGCCGCCTGGCCAGCACGCACATCCCGCACGACCAGCTCGAGCTGCTGCAGAAGAACCTCGTGCTGTCGCACGCGGTCGGCGTCGGCGAGCCGATGGCGCGCTCGTCGGTGCGCCTCCTGATGGCGCTGAAGCTGTCGAGCCTCGGCCGCGGCCACTCGGGCATCCGCCGCGAGGTGATGGACGCGCTGATCAAGCTGTTCAACGCGGACGTGCTGCCGCTGATTCCGGTGAAGGGCTCGGTCGGCGCGTCGGGCGACCTCGCGCCGCTCGCGCACATGTCGGCCGTGCTGCTCGGCGTCGGCGAAGTGTTCATCCGCGGCGAGCGCGCGAGCGCGATCGACGGCCTGCGCGTCGCGGGCCTCGCGCCGCTCACGCTGCAGGCGAAGGAAGGCCTCGCGCTGCTGAACGGTACGCAGGCGTCGACGGCGCTGGCGCTCGACAACATGTTCGCGATCGAAGACCTGTACCGCACCGCGCTGGTCGCGGGCGCGCTGTCGGTCGACGCGGCGGCCGGCTCGGTGAAGCCGTTCGACGCGCGCATTCACGAACTGCGCGGCCATCAAGGCCAGATCGACGCGGCCGCGTCCTACCGCGACCTGCTCGAAGGCTCGCCGATCAACCAGTCGCACCGCGACTGCGACAAGGTGCAGGATCCGTACAGCCTGCGCTGCCAGCCGCAGGTGATGGGCGCGTGCCTGGACCAGATGCGCCATGCGGCCGACGTGCTGCTGGTCGAGGCGAACGCCGTGTCGGACAACCCGCTGATCTTCCCGGATACCGGCGAAGTGCTGTCGGGCGGCAACTTCCACGCGGAACCCGTCGCGTTCGCGGCCGACAACCTCGCGTTGGCCGCATCGGAAATCGGCGCGCTGGCCGAGCGCCGCATCGCGCTGCTGATCGACGCGACGCTGTCGGGCCTGCCCCCGTTCCTCGTACGGGACGGCGGCGTGAACTCGGGCTTCATGATCGCGCACGTGACGGCCGCCGCACTGGCATCGGAAAACAAGACGCTCGCGCACCCGGCGTCGGTCGACTCGCTGCCGACCTCGGCGAACCAGGAAGACCACGTGTCGATGGCGACGTTCGCCGCGCGCAAGCTCGCCGACATCGCGGACAACACGAAGCACATCCTCGCGATCGAACTGCTGGCCGCCGCCCAGGGCGTCGACCTGCGCGCGCCGCATCACACGAGCCCGAAGCTCGCGCCCGTGATGGAAACGATCCGCGGCAAGGTCGCGCACTACGAGCTCGACCACTACTTCGCGCCGGACATCGCGGTGATCGCGAAGCTGGTCGGCGAGCGTGCGTTCGCGAAGCACAGCCCGTTCTCGTTCGCATCGGAACAGTAA
- a CDS encoding glutamate/aspartate ABC transporter substrate-binding protein: MNTPSRFTALLARCTFAAACAAACAPLAAEPLAGTLAKIQQSNVIAIGHRETSVPFSYVDASGKVIGFSQDLCDRVIAAVRARTGKPDLQVRFIPVTSQNRMPLVQNGTVDLECGVTTNLAARHAQVAFSTTFFVATTRLLTRTTSGIRDFPDLAGKTVVTNQGTTSERLLRKMNEEKKMNMQIISAKDYGEGRLTLESGRAVAYMMDDVLLAGVRQLSAKPADWTIVGTPQSSEAYGFMLRKDDPQFKALVDGVLAQAMKSGEINALYEKWFMKPVPPKGLSFDFPMSDVIKARYAAPNDAPLE, from the coding sequence ATGAATACCCCGTCCCGCTTCACCGCCCTGCTCGCCCGCTGCACGTTCGCGGCCGCCTGCGCCGCGGCCTGTGCGCCGCTCGCCGCGGAGCCGCTCGCCGGCACGCTCGCGAAGATCCAGCAAAGCAACGTGATCGCGATCGGCCATCGCGAAACGTCGGTGCCGTTCTCGTACGTCGACGCGAGCGGCAAGGTGATCGGCTTCTCGCAGGACCTGTGCGACCGCGTGATCGCCGCGGTCAGGGCGCGCACCGGCAAGCCGGACCTGCAGGTGCGCTTCATCCCGGTCACGTCGCAGAACCGCATGCCGCTCGTGCAGAACGGTACCGTCGACCTCGAATGCGGCGTGACGACGAACCTCGCCGCGCGTCACGCGCAGGTCGCGTTCTCGACGACCTTCTTCGTCGCGACGACGCGCCTGCTCACACGCACGACGTCGGGCATCCGCGACTTCCCCGACCTCGCCGGCAAGACCGTCGTGACGAACCAGGGCACGACGTCCGAGCGGCTGCTGCGCAAGATGAACGAGGAAAAGAAGATGAACATGCAGATCATCAGCGCGAAGGACTACGGCGAGGGGCGCCTCACGCTGGAATCGGGCCGCGCGGTCGCGTACATGATGGACGACGTGCTGCTCGCGGGCGTGCGCCAGCTCTCGGCGAAACCGGCCGACTGGACGATCGTCGGCACGCCGCAATCGTCGGAGGCCTACGGCTTCATGCTGCGCAAGGACGATCCGCAGTTCAAGGCGCTCGTCGACGGCGTGCTCGCGCAGGCGATGAAGAGCGGCGAGATCAATGCGCTGTACGAAAAATGGTTCATGAAGCCGGTGCCGCCGAAGGGGCTGTCGTTCGACTTCCCGATGAGCGACGTGATCAAGGCGCGCTACGCGGCGCCGAACGACGCGCCGCTCGAATGA
- a CDS encoding 4'-phosphopantetheinyl transferase family protein — translation MSIPSVPDSARDAFAAYRAYLAYPLDVPAAARRAGVQVVRVDFDWQVPLASPAYAALSDAERARAGRFLRPQDAVRSAGTRVALRDVLGAQLGIAPQAVALVVGEAGRPALDPAHRAPLDFNVSHAGDHALIAWSAGCRVGVDIERCDRATDWRALTREVCAAGEAAYLDALPDAARADAFMRVWSAKEALLKALGTGIGGGLRAFAVVPPRDAATPAVEVVSPAAPAAGVAGFNAAWLDAAPGYAACVAWTRA, via the coding sequence ATGTCCATCCCGTCCGTTCCCGATTCCGCGCGCGACGCGTTTGCCGCCTATCGTGCGTATCTTGCGTATCCGCTCGACGTCCCGGCGGCCGCGCGCCGCGCGGGCGTGCAGGTCGTGCGTGTCGATTTCGACTGGCAGGTGCCGCTCGCGTCGCCCGCGTATGCGGCGTTGAGCGACGCCGAACGCGCGCGGGCGGGGCGCTTTCTGCGTCCGCAGGACGCGGTGCGCAGCGCGGGCACGCGCGTGGCGCTGCGCGACGTGCTCGGCGCGCAGCTCGGCATCGCGCCGCAGGCGGTGGCGCTCGTCGTCGGCGAGGCCGGCCGCCCGGCGCTCGATCCCGCGCATCGCGCGCCGCTCGATTTCAACGTGTCGCATGCGGGCGATCACGCGCTGATCGCGTGGTCGGCCGGCTGCCGGGTCGGCGTGGACATCGAGCGCTGCGACCGCGCGACCGACTGGCGCGCGTTGACGCGCGAAGTGTGCGCGGCCGGCGAAGCCGCCTATCTCGACGCGCTGCCGGACGCCGCGCGCGCGGACGCGTTCATGCGCGTGTGGTCCGCGAAGGAGGCGCTGCTCAAGGCGCTCGGCACCGGCATCGGCGGCGGGCTGCGGGCGTTCGCGGTGGTGCCGCCGCGCGATGCGGCGACGCCGGCGGTGGAGGTCGTCTCGCCCGCCGCGCCCGCGGCCGGCGTGGCCGGCTTCAACGCCGCGTGGCTCGACGCGGCGCCCGGCTACGCAGCGTGCGTCGCGTGGACGCGCGCGTGA